CCTGTACTCTCTGAAACAGGAAGAATTTTTCTTACGTTCTCGTTACTTTCAATTTCCTCTAAAACTAAATCAGATAAAGGAAAAGAATAAAACAAAGAAGATCTGATGTTCACAATCGAAGCATCAGCTTCACCAAAATTTATTTCAACTTGTGACTGTCTATACGAAGATATTGAATCATTAAGCGAAAGAGATGAAACAGTCAACAAAGAAGGGATGATTGCACCTAAAACTAACAAAAAGCTAATCTGCCATTTCTTAAAGAAATTTCTTAAAGAAAACTTCAAAAAAAACACTTCATCATCTCCTCGACTTAACTTTTCTTATTGTCTTATTTTATCAGATAAAGAGTTAAATTTCTACATATATCTAAAAAAATACAAAAAAATTAAAAATGTTGTACAATTAATATACATTAAAAATAAAATTTTAGTAACTTTGATTCACATAAAAAAACATCGAGGTGAATAAATTGGAAATAGTTAATTCTCAAAAAGCTATATCTTTTATCAATAATGGTGACGTTTTGATGGTAGGAGGATTTCTGGGTATAGGAACTTCTAACTTTTTGATAAATGAATTAATAAAACAAAACAAAAACCATCTTACAATCATATGTAACGATACTGCATTTGAAAATAATGGAGTCGGCCTTTTAATATCTAACAAGCTTGTGAAAAAAATTATCACTTCTCATATAGGAACAAACAAAGAAACTCAAAGACAATATATAGAAAACGAAATAGAAATCGAATTTGTACCTCAGGGAACCTTAATTGAACAGATTAGAGCAGGCGGTTCTGGACTTGGTGGGGTTTTAACCCCAACAGGACTTGGTACAATAGTAGAAAAAAATAAACAAATTATAGAGATAGATGAGAAAAAATATCTTCTTGAAAAACCACTTAGAGGAAATGCCGCAATAGTTAAGGCAAAAAGAGCAGATCATCTCGGAAATCTTCAGTTTTCTTTTACCGCAAGAAATTATAATCCTATTATATCCTTAGCTTGTGATCTAGTTATAGTTGAAGTTGAAGAACTAGTTCCAACGGGATCTATGCCCCCTGATGAGATCCACTTTCCCGGTGCTCTTGTTGATTATATCGTATTAGGAGGTAAAAATTCATGAATGAAAAAGAAAAAATTGCAAAAAGAGTTGCTAAAGAATTAAACCCTGGAGATATAGTAAATTTAGGAATAGGATTACCTACTTTGGTTCCCAATTATATTCGTGAAAATATCAAAATATTTTTTCAAGGAGAAAACGGAATCCTTGGAATAGCTAGAGAAATACCAGAAGAAATTGCCAATCCTGATTTAACAAATGCCAGTGGAAAATACATTGATGCGATACCAGGAGCAATGACATTTGACTCTGCATTTTCTTTTTCTTTGATAAGAGGAGGACACGTTGATGTATCAGTGCTTGGAGGTTTTCAAGTTGATGAAGAAGGACATCTTGCTAATTGGATGGTTCCTGGAAAGATTATTGCGGGGATGGGCGGAGCAATGGATTTGGTCACAGGAGCAAAGAAAGTTATAGTTGCAATGACACATACTTCAAAAGGAACTCCTAAAATAATCAAAAAGTGCGATTTACCCATAACTTCCAACAGAAGAGTAGACTTAATAATTACTGAATATGCTGTTATAGAACCTACAGATAAGGGTTTAATATTGAAAGAAATCGATCCAGATATTTCTCTGGAGGAGTTAACTAAAATTACCGGTGCGAAATTATATGTTGATGATGATATCAAAATGATGGAATTATAAAAATTCTACCTTTAAGCAGCACTAAAGTTATATTATTAAAAAGGGTGATTAAATGGAGAAAATTAAAAGTGTAATTAGAGTAAGAATGGGTTCTGATGATGCGCATTACGGAGGAGATTTGGTAGATGGAGCA
This genomic stretch from Petrotoga sp. 9PW.55.5.1 harbors:
- a CDS encoding CoA transferase subunit A, translating into MEIVNSQKAISFINNGDVLMVGGFLGIGTSNFLINELIKQNKNHLTIICNDTAFENNGVGLLISNKLVKKIITSHIGTNKETQRQYIENEIEIEFVPQGTLIEQIRAGGSGLGGVLTPTGLGTIVEKNKQIIEIDEKKYLLEKPLRGNAAIVKAKRADHLGNLQFSFTARNYNPIISLACDLVIVEVEELVPTGSMPPDEIHFPGALVDYIVLGGKNS
- a CDS encoding 3-oxoacid CoA-transferase subunit B is translated as MNEKEKIAKRVAKELNPGDIVNLGIGLPTLVPNYIRENIKIFFQGENGILGIAREIPEEIANPDLTNASGKYIDAIPGAMTFDSAFSFSLIRGGHVDVSVLGGFQVDEEGHLANWMVPGKIIAGMGGAMDLVTGAKKVIVAMTHTSKGTPKIIKKCDLPITSNRRVDLIITEYAVIEPTDKGLILKEIDPDISLEELTKITGAKLYVDDDIKMMEL